The Daucus carota subsp. sativus chromosome 7, DH1 v3.0, whole genome shotgun sequence genome window below encodes:
- the LOC108196923 gene encoding phosphate transporter PHO1, translated as MVKFSKQLEAQLIPEWKDAFVNYWQLKKHIKRIKISRSSKHAPHHQDGNIGFSILDPIRLVANKISDCLSTTSTKTPQIIEVRSKTHHVLEEGDISEDQEEVYETELSQLFSDEDEIKQYFATLDDELNKVNQFYRSKESEFVERGENLNKQLQILLDLRHVLNDRRQRKLSSSKSGSGFFSRSMSFSSSARHSDTNSESGNDCCDSPTDNSTQTEDVIAALQKNGINFINAGKAKKGAKPKGAMRIDIPATNPARTISAVTSMLWEDLVNNPKKDGQGEFVNRKKIQCAEKMIRGAFVELYRGLGLLKTYSSLNMVAFTKILKKFDKVSNQDASASYLKVVKRSHFISSDKVVRLMDEVESLFTQHFANGDRKKAMKFLRPQQHRESHMITFFVGLFTGCFVTLFGVYIILAHLSGMFSPSTQIAYMETVYPVFSVFALASLHMFAYGCVLFWWKVTRINYNFIFEFQPSTSLKYRDAFLICTCMMTSVVGAMVIHLVMLSNGFSPSKADTVPGILLVFFIALLVCPLNIFYRPTRYCFLRIIRNIVCSPFYKVLLVDFFMADQLTSQIPLMRHLETTVCYFSAGSFRTHQYATCKSGKMYRELAYVISFAPYYWRAMQCARRWFDEGDVTHLANLGKYVSAMVAAGARLTYAQQPNTTCMIIVLLTSVVATIYQLYWDFVKDWGLLNPKSKNPWLRDELILKNKSIYYISIALNTVLRIAWLETVMKFNVGIIESRLLDFFLASLEVIRRGHWNFYRLENEHLNNSGNYRAVKAVPLPFRESDSDG; from the exons ATGGTGAAGTTCTCGAAACAGCTGGAAGCTCAGCTCATTCCGGAATGGAAGGATGCTTTTGTCAACTACTGGCAGCTCAAGAAACATATCAAGAGAATCAAGATTTCCAGATCTTCCAAACACGCTCCTCACCATCAGGACGGCAATATCGGCTTCTCCATTCTTGATCCCATCCGACTCGTTGCCAACAAAATCTCGGATTGCCTCTCCACTACTTCTACCAAAACCCCTCAGATTATCGAG GTAAGGAGCAAAACGCATCATGTACTGGAAGAAGGAGATATAAGTGAAGatcaagaagaagtttatgAAACTGAACTTTCGCAGTTGTTTTCAGATGAAGATGAG ATAAAACAGTATTTCGCGACACTGGATGACGAGCTTAACAAAGTGAATCAGTTTTACCGAAGCAAGGAGAgtgagtttgttgagagaggaGAGAATCTGAACAAGCAGCTTCAGATATTGCTGGACCTCAGGCACGTCTTAAATGACCGACGACAACGTAAGCTGTCGTCTTCCAAATCCGGCTCCGGCTTCTTTTCCCGCTCCATGTCCTTCTCCAGCAGTGCTCGACACTCCGACACGAATTCTG AAAGCGGGAATGATTGTTGTGATAGTCCCACTGATAACTCAACACAAACAGAAGACGTAATTGCAGCACTACAGAAAAATGGAATAAATTTCATAAATGCAGGGAAGGCGAAGAAGGGAGCAAAGCCGAAGGGCGCAATGAGGATCGACATCCCAGCCACGAATCCGGCTCGAACAATCTCAGCAGTTACATCCATGTTATGGGAAGACCTGGTGAATAATCCAAAGAAAGATGGGCAGGGAGAGTTTGTTAACAGGAAAAAGATTCAGTGTGCTGAGAAAATGATCAGAGGCGCATTTGTGGAACTCTACAGAGGCCTTGGCTTACTTAAAACCTACAG CTCACTGAATATGGTGGCGTTTACGAAAATATTGAAAAAGTTTGACAAG GTATCAAACCAGGACGCGTCTGCAAGTTATCTAAAAGTGGTAAAGAGATCCCATTTCATTAGTTCTGATAAG GTGGTGAGACTAATGGACGAAGTGGAGTCCTTGTTCACACAGCACTTTGCAAACGGTGACAGGAAAAAGGCAATGAAATTCTTGAGACCCCAGCAACACAGAGAATCCCACATGATCACTTTTTTTGTTG GCTTGTTCACAGGCTGTTTTGTAACACTGTTTGGTGTGTACATAATCTTGGCACATTTAAGTGGCATGTTTTCCCCTTCTACACAAATTGCTTATATGGAAACTGTCTACCCTGTTTTCAG TGTGTTTGCATTGGCTAGCTTGCACATGTTCGCCTATGGTTGCGTCTTGTTTTGGTGGAAGGTAACAAGGATCAACTACAACTTCATATTCGAATTCCAGCCAAGTACTTCGCTTAAATATAGGGACGCCTTTCTCATTTGTACTTGCATGATGACTTCTGTGGTTGGAGCAATGGTCATCCACCTTGTTATGCTCTCCAATGGATTTTCGCCATCAAAAGCTGATACGGTTCCTGGCATCCTCCTTGTG TTTTTCATTGCACTTCTAGTATGTCCGTTGAACATTTTCTATCGTCCAACACGATATTGTTTCCTCAGAATCATCCGCAATATAGTCTGCTCTCCATTTTACAAG GTTCTACTGGTAGACTTTTTCATGGCTGATCAACTTACTAGTCAG ATTCCATTGATGAGGCACTTGGAAACTACAGTGTGTTACTTTTCTGCAGGGAGTTTTAGAACACACCAATACGCTACTTGCAAATCCGGCAAAATGTACAGAGAACTAGCTTATGTCATCTCTTTCGCTCCATACTATTGGCGTGCCATGCAG TGTGCTAGGCGATGGTTCGATGAAGGTGATGTGACCCACTTGGCAAACTTGGGGAAGTATGTCTCGGCAATGGTGGCAGCTGGAGCCAGGCTAACCTATGCCCAACAGCCTAACACAACTTGCATGATCATAGTATTGTTAACGTCAGTAGTGGCCACAATCTATCAGTTATACTGGGACTTTGTTAAAGACTGGGGACTTTTGAATCCGAAATCCAAAAATCCCTGGCTCAGAGATGAACTCATACTCAAGAACAAAAGCATCTACTACATATCCATT GCCTTAAATACTGTTCTTAGGATTGCTTGGTTGGAAACTGTTATGAAATTCAATGTTGGGATCATCGAATCAAGATTGTTAGACTTTTTCTTGGCTTCCCTAGAGGTCATCCGACGAGGGCACTGGAATTTCTACAG GTTGGAGAATGAACACTTGAACAATTCCGGAAATTACAGAGCTGTAAAGGCAGTTCCTTTGCCTTTTCGGGAGTCTGATTCTGATGGCTGA
- the LOC108195684 gene encoding long-chain-alcohol oxidase FAO1 translates to MGKDCHPLLKGGRRESKYTHGLTPSDMETLASLCEVFLPPIQQNSAHDIENAEPSVEHIQSFLKASGSENLVPDEVAEILMKRGFFEGVLVVRLVLRILCSRLGTFLLCGSLCLGNKWPYCNKFSRIPLEKREQVVQKWFRHSFLTPIRLGFIFIKFLCTLVFFSQANEYSENPAWKAIGYNVNNLDQKLSEKEERPLAKGMVETIYETDSSFVRSLTQKGLTVTKDPKLVNTYKFACDVVIVGSGCGGGVAASVLARSGYKVVVLEKGNYFTKNDYSSLEGPSMNQLYENGGILSTIDGKTMVLAGSTVGGGSAINWSACIKTPKVVLQEWSDKHNLPLFTSSEYEAAMNTVWKRIGVTERCVEEGFQNQILRKGCERLGFEVEAVARNSSENHYCGSCCYGCISGDKKGTDTTWLVDAVDAGAVIISGCKAEKFVIEKNSRNSNYERTRKKKCLGVIASFNLKENNNINKKSILHIKARVTISACGALLTPPLMISSGLRNQNIGLNLHLHPVVMAWGYFPEETSLEFKGKHYQGGIITSVHKVVDSKSNDVRAVIEAAALLPGSFAGLCPWKSGLDYKTRMLKYARTAHLFAMVRDRGSGKVKAEGRISYTMNKEDTENLKAGLKEALKILIAAGAVEVGTHQSDGQRFKCEGTSAAELEEFLDRISAAQGPKSMVKNWTTYSTAHQMGSCRMGKDYTQGAVDDNGESWEAQGLFVCDASVLPTAVGVNPMITIQATAYCLSNKIAEILKIKASQN, encoded by the exons GTTGCTGAAATTCTAATGAAGAGAGGATTTTTCGAAGGAGTGTTAGTTGTTAGGCTGGTTCTAAGAATTCTTTGTAGCAGGCTGGGGACTTTCTTACTATGTGGATCTTTGTGTCTTGGTAATAAGTGGCCATACTGTAATAAGTTCTCTCGTATTCCTCTGGAAAAGAGAGAGCAAGTTGTGCAGAAATGGTTCAGGCATAGCTTTCTGACGCCTATTCGACTCGGCTTCATATTCATCAAATTCTTGTGTACCTTGGTTTTCTTCTCACAG GCTAATGAATATTCAGAAAATCCAGCATGGAAAGCCATCGGGTACAATGTGAATAATCTCGATCAGAAGTTGTCAGAAAAAGAGGAACGACCTCTTGCTAAAGGAATGGTTGAAACCATCTACGAGACTGACTCCAGCTTTGTTCGTTCGCTCACCCAAAAAGGCCTCACTGTCACCAAAGATCCTAAACTAGTAAATACATACAAGTTTGCATGTGATGTAGTAATTGTAGGGTCTGGTTGTGGTGGAGGTGTGGCAGCTTCCGTGCTGGCAAGATCAGGCTATAAGGTTGTGGTTCTTGAGAAAGGCAACTACTTCACCAAGAATGACTATTCTTCCCTGGAAGGACCTTCCATGAACCAGCTCTATGAAAATGGAGGTATTCTTTCAACTATAGATGGGAAAACTATGGTCTTGGCAGGATCAACAGTTGGTGGTGGTTCAGCAATTAACTGGTCAGCCTGCATCAAAACACCAAAGGTTGTGCTGCAGGAATGGAGTGATAAACACAATCTCCCACTTTTTACAAGCTCAGAGTACGAAGCTGCTATGAATACAGTGTGGAAAAGAATTGGGGTTACGGAGAGATGTGTGGAAGAGGGTTTCCAGAATCAAATTCTTCGTAAAGGGTGTGAAAGACTAGGTTTTGAAGTTGAAGCAGTTGCAAGAAATTCCTCAGAGAATCATTATTGTGGTTCTTGCTGTTATGGTTGCATATCAGGAGATAAGAAAGGGACTGACACTACTTGGCTGGTTGATGCAGTAGATGCTGGTGCAGTAATCATATCAGGATGCAAAGCTGAGAAGTTTGTGATAGAAAAGAATTCAAGGAATTCGAATTATGAAAGAACAAGAAAAAAGAAATGCCTTGGTGTGATTGCCagtttcaatctgaaggagaATAATAACATTAATAAGAAGAGCATCCTTCATATTAAGGCAAGAGTAACCATCTCAGCATGTGGAGCTCTCTTGACGCCACCTCTTATGATCTCTAGTGGATTAAGAAATCAAAACATTGGCCTGAACCTTCATCTGCACCCAGTAGTGATGGCTTGGGGGTATTTTCCAGAAGAAACTAGTTTGGAGTTCAAAGGAAAACATTACCAAGGCGGCATTATTACATCTGTTCATAAGGTTGTTGATTCAAAGTCTAATGATGTCAGAGCCGTAATTGAAGCTGCTGCATTATTACCAGGATCATTTGCTGGATTATGTCCTTGGAAGTCTGGACTAGACTACAAGACAAGAATGTTGAAGTATGCTAGAACAGCTCATTTGTTTGCGATGGTTAGGGATAGAGGATCAGGGAAAGTAAAGGCGGAAGGGAGGATATCTTATACTATGAACAAGGAGGACACTGAAAATCTTAAAGCAGGTCTAAAGGAAGCATTGAAGATTTTGATTGCAGCAGGAGCTGTTGAGGTGGGAACACATCAGAGTGATGGACAGAGATTTAAATGTGAAGGGACAAGTGCGGCTGAGCTGGAAGAATTTCTAGACAGAATTTCTGCAGCTCAAGGGCCTAAATCGATGGTAAAAAATTGGACAACCTATTCAACAGCCCATCAAATGGGAAGTTGTAGAATGGGGAAAGATTACACTCAAGGCGCCGTTGATGATAATGGGGAGAGTTGGGAAGCGCAAGGCCTTTTTGTTTGTGATGCCAGTGTTCTACCTACTGCTGTTGGCGTCAATCCAATGATTACTATCCAAGCAACTGCTTACTGCCTCTCAAACAAAATCGCGGAGATTTTGAAGATAAAGGCATCCCAAAATTGA